One window of Quercus robur chromosome 5, dhQueRobu3.1, whole genome shotgun sequence genomic DNA carries:
- the LOC126729004 gene encoding transcription factor MYB24-like: MGHHSCCDKKKVKRGLWSAEEDETLINYISNYGHGCWSSVPKFAGLQRCGKSCRLRWINYLRPDLKRGCFSPEEAALITELQGILGNKWAQIAKQLPGRTDNEVKNFWNSSIRKKVISYDVPAIATFPDVQFNGNSEEGLFSLNANPNWILNSQQDQLYLPTPTPNLQGFDHGDLKLEQTNYGANLVQFPPPMAPPSSSSYDPLWSLGHQPHKNFDPNQEHQNFSSSGATQHYIGPSMATPNYDEDPLTVPMIPNPCEIINGNFCGMSYSCASLELDPLARLPYFPVGCNYPYDPHVPNNHMEYMDAIMSSSLSSASTLSALSSGQFATNPNLPSSWET; encoded by the exons ATGGGACATCACTCGTGCTGTGACAAGAAGAAGGTGAAGAGAGGACTGTGGTCAGCGGAGGAAGATGAGACACTCATCAACTACATTTCAAACTATGGCCATGGTTGCTGGAGCTCTGTCCCAAAATTTGCTG GCCTGCAGAGATGTGGAAAGAGCTGTAGACTAAGATGGATAAATTATCTCAGACCTGACTTAAAACGTGGGTGCTTCTCTCCAGAAGAAGCGGCCCTCATCACTGAACTTCAGGGCATTCTAGGAAACAA GTGGGCTCAGATAGCCAAGCAACTACCAGGAAGAACAGATAATGAGGTCAAGAATTTTTGGAATTCAAGCATAAGGAAGAAGGTAATTTCTTATGATGTTCCTGCAATAGCCACCTTTCCTGATGTGCAATTTAATGGTAACTCTGAGGAAGgtcttttctctctaaatgcAAACCCTAATTGGATCCTAAACTCTCAGCAAGACCAATTATACCTTCCCACTCCAACCCCAAATTTGCAAGGCTTTGATCATGGTGATCTTAAATTAGAGCAAACCAATTATGGTGCCAATTTGGTTCAATTTCCACCCCCAATGGCACCACCATCTTCTTCCTCCTATGATCCACTCTGGTCATTAGGACATCAGCctcataaaaattttgatcCTAATCAAGAACATCAAAATTTCAGCAGTAGTGGAGCAACACAACATTATATTGGCCCAAGTATGGCAACACCAAATTATGATGAGGATCCATTAACAGTGCCCATGATTCCAAATCCTTGTGAGATTattaatggtaatttttgtGGCATGTCTTACTCATGTGCTTCACTAGAACTTGACCCACTTGCTAGACTCCCATATTTTCCAGTTGGTTGTAATTATCCTTATGATCCACACGTGCCCAACAATCATATGGAGTACATGGATGCCATCATGTCATCATCGTTATCATCAGCATCAACATTGTCAGCATTATCAAGCGGCCAATTTGCCACAAACCCTAATCTTCCTTCAAGCTGGGAGACTTAG